In a single window of the Chthoniobacterales bacterium genome:
- a CDS encoding DNA translocase FtsK, with amino-acid sequence MARSVKNNAWNEVFALILLGVGTLLFLALISYTPKDVPSWIWFSQVSSPNRPAQNFIGPFGAIIAGFSYMMMGAASYLLAVVLLGFGGAKLFQSNLRVIPRLGWIALFIISGACLLQLQTQHLQGWKSFFNIQGPGGWLGYFIGKKLLLTWMGGVGSIILLAGVYVTSLILMTGLRPIHVMRQTVAGLRRGMAGLREWQLKRRLRKSDLKGRLEISQQELAKQQRVIEKQLKKKGAPVAEPAVTAVITPEELLNRPKPKVVDTTALPTEPAKKKPSLAELRGSEKKEKAPAGLTSKTWDAQNYTLPGFDLLDVHDTEGRTAADPAELEQIQQVLIETLGQFGIAVAAGDITKGPTITRYEVFPAKGVRVDKIVSLERDLARATRAERINILAPIPGKDTVGIELANTRKVKVTLRELLQSQDWEEARSKSKIPLALGKDVYGKTIIADLAQMPHLLVAGTTGSGKSVCINALVASMIFRFTPEELRFIMIDPKVVEMQMFNALPHLAFPVVTDPKKVLLALRWVIDEMEKRYKIFAQAGVRNITSFNGRPPKKTQKELNEAASENGGRSSSDAGRDAGLAGARPSNEIKVPRDDEVVIPDRMPYIVIIIDELADLMQTAPADVESAIARITQMARAAGIHLIVATQTPRADVITGVIKANIPSRIAFQVASKIDSRVILDENGADRLLGQGDMLYLPPSTSRLIRAQGVLVTDDEIHRLVEFVSAQSPPTFDTSMQDKLQSTSTMDEEEVTEEDEELVEKCLEIIRQEKRASTSLLQRRLRLGYTRAARIVDILEQRGILGPGEGAKPREILVDLDAAV; translated from the coding sequence GTGGCCCGCTCGGTAAAAAACAATGCCTGGAACGAAGTCTTCGCTCTGATTCTCCTCGGCGTCGGCACTCTCCTTTTCCTTGCCCTGATTTCTTATACCCCCAAGGATGTGCCCTCCTGGATCTGGTTTAGCCAGGTTTCGTCACCGAACCGGCCCGCCCAGAACTTCATTGGGCCCTTTGGCGCGATCATCGCCGGGTTCTCTTACATGATGATGGGAGCGGCTTCCTACCTGCTCGCCGTCGTCCTCCTCGGATTCGGGGGCGCGAAACTGTTTCAGTCGAACCTGCGGGTGATTCCACGCCTCGGTTGGATCGCACTCTTCATCATCTCGGGAGCGTGCCTGCTCCAATTGCAAACCCAGCACCTGCAGGGCTGGAAATCGTTCTTCAATATCCAGGGACCGGGCGGATGGCTGGGCTACTTCATTGGCAAGAAGCTGCTCCTCACCTGGATGGGCGGAGTCGGGTCGATCATTCTCCTCGCGGGCGTTTATGTGACCAGCCTCATCCTGATGACGGGACTGCGCCCGATCCACGTGATGCGCCAGACGGTGGCCGGACTCCGGAGAGGGATGGCCGGGTTACGCGAATGGCAACTGAAGCGCCGGCTCCGGAAATCGGATCTAAAGGGGCGGTTGGAGATCAGCCAGCAAGAATTGGCGAAGCAGCAGCGGGTCATCGAAAAGCAGTTGAAAAAAAAGGGCGCGCCCGTGGCCGAACCGGCAGTCACGGCAGTCATTACGCCGGAGGAATTGTTGAATCGACCGAAGCCGAAAGTGGTCGACACGACCGCGCTGCCGACGGAGCCGGCCAAGAAGAAACCGTCGCTCGCCGAATTGCGCGGCTCGGAGAAAAAGGAGAAAGCGCCGGCTGGCCTAACGAGCAAAACCTGGGATGCGCAAAATTACACGCTGCCGGGCTTCGACCTGCTCGACGTGCACGACACCGAAGGCCGGACGGCGGCGGACCCGGCAGAGCTGGAACAAATTCAACAGGTCCTGATCGAAACCCTGGGCCAATTTGGGATCGCCGTCGCGGCGGGCGACATCACAAAAGGCCCGACGATTACGCGCTACGAAGTTTTCCCGGCGAAAGGCGTGCGCGTGGACAAGATTGTTTCGCTCGAGCGCGATCTCGCGCGGGCGACGCGAGCTGAACGGATCAACATTCTCGCGCCGATTCCCGGCAAGGACACGGTCGGCATCGAGTTGGCGAACACGCGCAAGGTGAAGGTGACCTTACGCGAGCTATTGCAGTCGCAAGACTGGGAAGAAGCGCGATCGAAATCCAAAATCCCCCTGGCGCTCGGCAAGGATGTTTACGGCAAAACGATCATCGCCGATCTCGCGCAGATGCCGCATTTGCTCGTCGCCGGGACAACCGGCAGCGGCAAGAGCGTCTGCATCAACGCGCTGGTAGCGAGCATGATCTTTCGGTTCACGCCGGAAGAGCTGCGCTTCATCATGATTGATCCAAAGGTGGTCGAGATGCAGATGTTCAACGCCCTGCCGCATCTCGCGTTCCCGGTGGTGACCGATCCAAAGAAGGTGCTCCTTGCCCTGCGCTGGGTGATCGATGAAATGGAGAAGCGCTACAAGATTTTTGCCCAGGCTGGCGTGCGAAACATCACCAGCTTCAATGGCCGGCCGCCGAAGAAGACCCAGAAGGAATTGAATGAAGCCGCCTCTGAGAATGGAGGGCGGAGCTCCAGCGACGCCGGGCGCGATGCCGGACTCGCCGGAGCTCGTCCCTCCAATGAAATTAAGGTCCCGCGGGATGACGAAGTCGTGATCCCGGATCGCATGCCCTACATTGTCATTATCATCGACGAGTTGGCCGACCTGATGCAGACCGCGCCGGCGGACGTGGAAAGCGCGATCGCGCGCATCACCCAAATGGCGCGAGCAGCGGGCATCCATCTCATCGTGGCCACGCAAACGCCGCGCGCCGACGTTATTACGGGCGTCATCAAGGCGAACATCCCGAGCCGGATTGCCTTCCAGGTCGCGTCGAAAATCGACAGCCGCGTGATTCTGGATGAAAACGGCGCGGACCGTTTGTTAGGTCAGGGCGACATGCTTTATTTGCCGCCCAGCACTTCACGCCTCATCCGCGCCCAGGGAGTCCTGGTAACCGACGATGAGATTCATCGGCTGGTCGAATTTGTCTCGGCCCAAAGCCCACCGACGTTCGACACCTCGATGCAGGACAAGCTTCAGTCCACGAGCACAATGGATGAGGAAGAGGTGACCGAGGAAGACGAGGAACTGGTCGAGAAATGCCTCGAAATTATCCGGCAGGAGAAGCGCGCGTCGACTTCGCTGCTCCAGCGACGGCTCCGGCTTGGCTACACGCGCGCGGCGCGGATCGTTGATATTCTGGAGCAGCGCGGCATATTGGGTCCTGGCGAGGGCGCGAAGCCGCGCGAGATTCTCGTCGACCTCGATGCCGCGGTGTAA
- a CDS encoding helix-turn-helix domain-containing protein: protein MEGLGKKIKEARLARNLTLEEAGRLTKIRPGRLEEIENEDFSQFASLAYAKGFLLIYGKFLEVDVSPYLEAFETSEHVTVDGYAYLQDAPEPIQSRPVVVRRPRSSGDRTSLWPFVIGVLVLVIGFTVMKSLLQVQRLKPRPSPTPGASPVATSTASDKIIAPHALPVESTTPPAIDASPAAPTPAPTVVPSVTPFVPSAPSAEPEVRRAEPVHPEEVAKQPPVTPRPTASPRKSPRRISPTPAPLTSPRGPLASPRPTQRPTNPRF, encoded by the coding sequence ATGGAAGGTCTTGGAAAAAAAATAAAAGAAGCGCGGTTAGCGCGAAACCTCACTCTCGAAGAAGCGGGCCGGCTGACCAAGATCAGGCCGGGGCGGCTCGAAGAGATCGAGAACGAGGATTTTTCGCAATTCGCCAGCCTGGCTTACGCGAAGGGGTTCCTGCTCATCTACGGCAAGTTTCTCGAAGTGGATGTGAGCCCGTATCTCGAAGCGTTCGAGACCTCGGAGCACGTCACCGTGGACGGCTACGCTTATCTTCAGGACGCTCCGGAACCAATCCAGAGCCGGCCAGTGGTGGTGCGACGGCCAAGGAGCAGCGGCGACCGCACTTCCCTTTGGCCGTTCGTTATCGGTGTCCTGGTGCTGGTGATCGGATTTACGGTGATGAAGTCGCTCCTCCAGGTGCAGCGGCTCAAGCCGAGACCCTCTCCGACGCCCGGCGCGTCGCCGGTCGCAACCTCGACCGCCTCGGACAAGATTATTGCGCCTCACGCGTTGCCAGTGGAGAGCACGACCCCACCGGCGATCGACGCGAGTCCGGCCGCGCCTACGCCGGCTCCAACCGTTGTTCCATCTGTGACGCCGTTCGTGCCTTCGGCTCCATCGGCTGAGCCTGAAGTGCGCCGGGCCGAACCCGTGCATCCGGAAGAGGTGGCCAAGCAGCCGCCAGTAACGCCACGGCCCACCGCGTCTCCAAGAAAATCGCCGCGCCGAATCAGTCCGACTCCGGCTCCGCTCACGAGTCCGCGGGGCCCGCTCGCGAGCCCGCGTCCGACCCAGCGTCCAACAAATCCCCGTTTCTGA
- the rimO gene encoding 30S ribosomal protein S12 methylthiotransferase RimO yields the protein MVSHAPVATPKVGMISLGCAKNLVDAEIMLGSVLKQGMEITSSAEEADVLVVNTCAFIDSAKEESIEAILDAHQQRGLGKRPGQKLIVSGCMSQRFSRELRESLPEVDAFVGLDQVSEMGAIVQRVLRAENDRGSSFVTERPTYIPDYDTPRFRLTPSHSAYLKIAEGCNHPCSFCVIPQMRGRHRSRQPSSVLAEIRALVAEGVKEINLISQDTTYYGMDLWAAKAGPRQPVDSSRGPTLAALLREIQTIEGEFWVRLLYTHPAHWSGELIETIAQCDKLARYIDMPLQHIEEGMLGRMRRETSRAHIEDLIGDLRSGIPGVALRTTFIVGFPGETEEAFESLLEFIERTRFERLGVFKYSQEEGSRAAKMPEQVPAKTKNDRYRRAMTLQQRIAREIAAKNVGREMRLLVDQPLVARTEMDAPDVDARVILSEPATAGEFVERRITGSRGYDLLA from the coding sequence ATGGTTTCGCACGCGCCCGTCGCCACACCGAAAGTCGGGATGATCAGCCTGGGTTGCGCGAAGAACCTGGTCGATGCCGAAATCATGCTGGGCAGTGTCCTGAAACAGGGCATGGAAATTACCTCGAGCGCCGAGGAGGCGGATGTGCTCGTGGTCAATACCTGCGCCTTCATCGATTCGGCGAAGGAAGAATCGATCGAAGCAATTCTCGATGCCCACCAACAACGCGGGCTCGGAAAAAGGCCGGGCCAGAAGCTGATCGTAAGCGGGTGCATGTCGCAGCGTTTTTCGCGTGAGCTGCGCGAATCTTTGCCCGAGGTGGACGCTTTCGTCGGGCTGGATCAGGTGAGCGAGATGGGGGCGATCGTGCAACGCGTCCTTCGCGCGGAGAACGATCGTGGCTCTAGCTTCGTCACCGAGCGTCCGACCTACATTCCAGATTATGACACGCCGCGGTTCCGCCTGACGCCTTCCCACAGCGCTTATCTCAAGATCGCGGAAGGGTGCAATCATCCCTGCAGTTTTTGCGTGATCCCGCAGATGCGTGGACGGCATCGCAGCCGCCAGCCGAGTTCGGTACTGGCGGAGATACGGGCGTTGGTCGCGGAAGGGGTGAAGGAGATCAACCTGATCAGCCAGGACACAACCTATTACGGAATGGATTTGTGGGCGGCGAAAGCCGGGCCGCGCCAGCCGGTGGATTCGTCGCGGGGCCCGACGCTCGCCGCGCTGCTTCGAGAGATTCAAACGATCGAAGGTGAGTTTTGGGTGCGGCTGCTCTACACCCACCCGGCCCATTGGAGCGGGGAATTGATCGAGACGATCGCCCAATGCGACAAGCTCGCGCGCTACATCGACATGCCGCTCCAGCACATTGAGGAGGGAATGCTTGGACGCATGCGCCGCGAAACGAGCCGGGCCCACATCGAGGACCTGATTGGGGATTTGCGGTCGGGAATTCCGGGCGTGGCGTTGCGGACCACCTTCATCGTCGGCTTTCCCGGTGAGACTGAGGAGGCGTTCGAATCCCTCCTGGAATTCATCGAGCGGACTCGATTTGAGCGGCTCGGGGTTTTCAAATACTCGCAGGAAGAGGGCTCGCGCGCCGCAAAGATGCCCGAACAAGTCCCGGCGAAGACCAAGAATGATCGCTACCGGCGCGCCATGACTCTGCAACAGCGGATTGCTCGCGAGATCGCCGCCAAAAACGTGGGTCGCGAGATGCGGTTGCTGGTGGATCAACCGCTGGTCGCCCGCACGGAAATGGACGCTCCGGATGTGGATGCCCGCGTAATCCTTTCGGAGCCCGCAACTGCCGGTGAGTTTGTCGAACGCAGGATAACTGGCAGTCGCGGCTACGATTTATTGGCTTAG
- the trxA gene encoding thioredoxin — MENSAAITLDDSNFDKEVNQSAQPVLVDFWAEWCGPCKMIAPLIDEIAKEKAGSVKVAKVNVDDNQSLSMKYNVRAIPALLFFKDGQLRDQIVGMTSKKDLLGRLEALA; from the coding sequence ATGGAAAATTCCGCCGCTATTACTCTGGACGATTCTAATTTTGACAAGGAAGTGAACCAAAGCGCGCAACCGGTGCTGGTCGATTTCTGGGCCGAATGGTGCGGGCCGTGCAAAATGATTGCGCCGCTGATCGACGAGATTGCCAAGGAAAAGGCGGGCTCGGTGAAGGTCGCCAAAGTGAATGTCGACGACAACCAGAGCCTCTCCATGAAATACAACGTGCGGGCAATTCCGGCGCTCCTCTTCTTCAAGGACGGGCAGTTGCGAGATCAGATCGTCGGGATGACGAGCAAGAAGGATTTGCTCGGCCGGCTGGAAGCGCTGGCGTAA
- the rplS gene encoding 50S ribosomal protein L19, whose protein sequence is MSSIIDAIEKEQFKTDATKFKVGDGVRVHTRVVEGDKERIQIFSGIVIGRKGRGLNETFTVRRISYGEGVERVFPIHSPRIAKVEVEKEGRARRAKLNYLRTRKGKEATAVRE, encoded by the coding sequence ATGAGCAGCATTATCGACGCAATTGAGAAGGAACAGTTCAAAACCGACGCCACGAAGTTCAAGGTGGGTGACGGCGTTCGTGTCCATACCCGGGTGGTGGAAGGCGACAAGGAACGAATCCAGATTTTCTCCGGGATCGTGATTGGCCGGAAAGGTCGGGGCCTGAATGAAACCTTTACGGTCCGGCGCATTTCCTACGGCGAAGGGGTCGAGCGCGTTTTCCCGATACACTCCCCTCGGATTGCGAAGGTCGAAGTGGAGAAGGAAGGCCGCGCCCGCCGGGCGAAGCTGAATTACCTCCGCACCCGCAAGGGCAAGGAAGCGACCGCGGTGCGGGAGTAG
- a CDS encoding ribonuclease HII produces the protein MYRRCGFRHERKLRALGITSIAGVDEAGRGALAGPVVAAAVILPEKFRHKKLNDSKQLLPEKRQEIYQDLMANDLIRWAIGIVDSVEIDTINILRATHKAMRIALTGLALQPEHVLIDGLPVFPFPLPQTAIIDGDCYSLSIAAASVIAKVTRDTIMRDFCARYPQYCFSQHKGYGTELHLIKLHEHGPCPIHRRSFEPVAQPVFEFASPASATWNAGREIGEQAPPPERIQNSVP, from the coding sequence ATGTACCGACGTTGCGGCTTCCGGCATGAACGAAAACTCCGCGCCCTCGGCATCACGAGCATCGCCGGCGTTGATGAAGCCGGCCGCGGCGCCCTCGCTGGGCCAGTCGTAGCGGCGGCGGTTATTCTCCCGGAAAAATTTCGCCACAAAAAGCTGAACGATTCGAAGCAGCTGTTGCCGGAAAAACGCCAGGAAATCTACCAGGATCTCATGGCGAACGATTTGATCCGCTGGGCGATCGGAATCGTCGATTCAGTCGAAATCGACACGATCAATATTCTGCGCGCGACCCACAAGGCGATGCGGATTGCCCTTACCGGCCTCGCTCTTCAACCCGAGCACGTCCTCATCGACGGCCTCCCGGTGTTTCCCTTCCCGCTGCCGCAGACCGCGATCATCGATGGCGATTGTTATAGCCTCAGTATTGCCGCCGCGAGCGTGATCGCGAAGGTCACGCGGGACACGATTATGCGCGACTTTTGCGCCCGGTATCCCCAGTATTGCTTCAGTCAGCACAAAGGCTACGGGACGGAGCTGCACCTGATAAAACTGCATGAACACGGGCCTTGTCCGATTCATCGACGATCTTTCGAACCGGTGGCGCAGCCGGTTTTCGAGTTCGCCTCCCCGGCATCTGCGACTTGGAACGCGGGGCGAGAAATTGGCGAGCAAGCTCCTCCGCCGGAACGGATACAAAATTCTGTCCCATAA
- a CDS encoding YraN family protein, whose protein sequence is MASKLLRRNGYKILSHNFRGRTGGEIDLVCRDGDTLVFVEVKTRTREDFGRPLDAVDREKRKRISRGGLAWLRLLGDPDILFRFDVVEVIIAEGAEPRLHLVQNAFSLPEPYIY, encoded by the coding sequence TTGGCGAGCAAGCTCCTCCGCCGGAACGGATACAAAATTCTGTCCCATAACTTTCGTGGTCGCACCGGTGGGGAGATTGACCTCGTCTGCCGTGATGGCGACACCCTGGTTTTCGTGGAGGTCAAAACCCGGACGCGAGAAGATTTCGGCCGGCCGCTCGATGCTGTCGATCGGGAGAAACGGAAACGAATTTCTCGCGGTGGGCTGGCCTGGCTACGGCTGCTCGGCGATCCCGACATCCTTTTTCGGTTCGATGTCGTGGAAGTGATCATCGCGGAAGGCGCCGAGCCACGGCTGCACCTTGTGCAAAATGCTTTCTCGCTCCCGGAACCCTACATCTATTAG
- the glmS gene encoding glutamine--fructose-6-phosphate transaminase (isomerizing) — protein sequence MCGIVGYVGRSEAAPILLDGLRRLEYRGYDSAGVAIVDGDRVETRKCAGRIAALGKLMADNPPTGTYGISHTRWATHGKPTDQNAHPHFDASGNLALVHNGVIENYQALKDQLIRDGDRNFTSDTDTEVLAHLIGKLYDASVAADSEPGSNGKSKANLANKKGRLVDAVRAALRQVIGTYGIALVHRDIPDFIVGARRGSPLVLGVGKEENFLASDVSAIVAYTRDAVYLNDFDVVAVERDKFEISSVAGEGGNYQLSRVEFTDADVKKGDYPHYMLKEIFEQPGSVRDAMRGRLSPEECTAKLGGLNMTPAQLRDVGRVVLTGCGTALHAAMIGEYLIEALAQIPTEVEHASEFRHRNTPMTRDTLVFAISQSGETADTLGAMRESRRKGYRTLGICNNVASSIARESDGGVYMHAGPEIGVAATKSFTSQVTILVTIGLLLGRMRHLSTSEGTRIIEALEELPEKIEEVLKLSDQMKAIAKKYAQASGFLFFGRQFNYPIAVEAALKLKEVTYLFAEGHPSAELKHGIIALVRPELPSVFIAPDDTIFSKNLNNIEQVRARKGPVIAVTSGACAKHLEKIADDIVVVPKVLDFLSPILTVIPLQLLAYHMAVELGRDVDKPRNLAKSVTVE from the coding sequence ATGTGTGGCATCGTCGGCTATGTCGGACGTTCGGAGGCGGCGCCCATCCTTCTCGATGGGCTGCGGCGCCTTGAATATCGGGGCTACGATTCCGCGGGCGTCGCGATCGTGGATGGCGATCGTGTGGAGACGCGAAAATGCGCCGGGAGGATCGCTGCTCTGGGCAAACTCATGGCCGACAATCCCCCCACCGGGACCTACGGCATCAGCCACACTCGCTGGGCTACCCATGGCAAACCCACCGATCAAAACGCTCATCCTCATTTCGATGCCTCCGGAAATCTGGCGCTCGTCCATAACGGCGTCATCGAAAATTACCAGGCGCTAAAAGATCAGCTCATCCGGGACGGCGACCGCAACTTTACTTCCGATACCGACACCGAAGTCCTGGCCCACCTCATTGGGAAACTTTACGACGCCTCTGTCGCAGCCGATTCCGAGCCCGGCTCGAACGGGAAGTCCAAGGCGAATCTCGCCAACAAAAAGGGACGTCTCGTCGATGCCGTTCGCGCCGCTTTGCGCCAGGTCATCGGCACCTACGGAATTGCACTCGTCCACCGCGACATTCCCGACTTCATCGTCGGCGCGCGCCGCGGCAGTCCACTCGTCCTCGGCGTTGGCAAAGAGGAGAATTTTCTCGCGAGCGACGTCAGCGCGATCGTCGCTTACACCCGGGACGCGGTCTATTTGAACGACTTCGACGTCGTCGCGGTTGAGCGCGATAAATTCGAGATCAGCTCGGTCGCCGGCGAGGGAGGCAATTACCAGCTCAGTAGGGTCGAGTTCACGGACGCCGACGTTAAGAAGGGCGATTACCCGCATTACATGCTCAAGGAGATCTTTGAGCAGCCCGGCTCCGTGCGCGATGCGATGCGCGGCCGGCTCAGCCCAGAGGAATGCACGGCCAAGCTCGGTGGGCTGAACATGACCCCGGCCCAGTTACGCGACGTGGGCCGCGTGGTTTTGACCGGCTGCGGAACGGCGCTGCACGCGGCCATGATTGGCGAATACCTGATTGAGGCGCTCGCTCAGATCCCGACCGAAGTGGAACACGCCAGCGAATTTCGCCACCGCAATACTCCCATGACCCGCGACACGCTGGTGTTCGCGATCAGTCAGAGTGGCGAGACGGCGGATACGCTTGGGGCCATGCGGGAGAGCCGGCGAAAAGGATATCGCACCCTCGGGATTTGCAACAATGTCGCGAGTTCCATCGCTCGGGAAAGCGACGGCGGTGTTTACATGCACGCTGGCCCCGAGATCGGAGTCGCCGCTACGAAATCGTTTACGTCGCAGGTCACGATCCTGGTCACGATCGGCCTGCTCCTCGGCCGCATGCGGCACCTTTCGACCTCCGAGGGAACCCGAATTATTGAGGCGCTCGAAGAGTTGCCTGAAAAGATCGAAGAGGTGCTGAAACTCAGCGATCAGATGAAGGCGATTGCGAAGAAATACGCTCAAGCCAGCGGTTTCCTCTTCTTCGGGCGCCAGTTCAATTACCCGATTGCGGTCGAAGCGGCCTTGAAACTGAAGGAGGTAACCTACCTTTTTGCCGAAGGCCATCCGAGCGCGGAATTAAAGCACGGCATTATCGCGCTCGTCCGGCCCGAACTCCCTTCGGTCTTCATCGCACCGGACGACACCATCTTTTCGAAGAACCTCAATAACATCGAACAGGTCCGGGCCCGGAAAGGCCCCGTCATCGCCGTTACCTCGGGCGCCTGCGCAAAACACCTCGAAAAAATCGCCGACGATATTGTAGTCGTGCCGAAGGTGCTCGACTTCCTCAGCCCGATCCTGACCGTGATTCCGCTCCAGCTGCTGGCCTACCACATGGCTGTCGAATTAGGCCGCGACGTCGACAAACCGCGCAACCTGGCAAAAAGCGTCACCGTCGAATAG